Proteins encoded by one window of Methanomassiliicoccus luminyensis B10:
- a CDS encoding DUF835 domain-containing protein, with the protein MLEGGLVFSLNSLVAGVLCVALGIYVFRKNPHLKGSQVFIVLMSFASLNGIAEFLMINAQDQGTAHIFSRMVLFLSICAGASLLYLACRLPYDRADPWPVRHKRPYAAISLACASALAVMPSSVSLDRYGWWTAVDAAFYTWLAMALAFCIGAVAVVLTGYRRERDGRLRGQYRILLVGVAILPTYGAIEVILNIMEIGRPPIFSIAVLTTGAVFAIALFRHDLFAIEPVREDGFKGSGAPSLAAGRCVLVIGKKGCAAYRMVVDDLASGGRGMLISRFRSERVKEMFGLTKTPVIWLSTRPGPDRIDPAALSVLQHTIVDFLRKGDGSVVLLDGLEYLLTYNRAESVLRLIYDVKDAAVVSGSKFIVPVDPLALEARNLAFLERELEVVRPESTLASTGEDA; encoded by the coding sequence ATGCTCGAAGGGGGGCTCGTATTCTCCCTCAACTCTCTGGTGGCAGGGGTGCTCTGCGTCGCCCTTGGCATCTACGTGTTCCGCAAGAACCCTCACCTCAAGGGCTCTCAGGTGTTCATAGTGCTGATGTCGTTCGCCTCTCTCAACGGCATCGCGGAGTTCCTCATGATCAACGCGCAGGACCAGGGGACGGCACATATCTTCTCGCGCATGGTGCTGTTCCTCTCGATCTGTGCCGGCGCCAGCCTGCTATACCTGGCCTGCCGCCTCCCGTACGACCGGGCCGACCCCTGGCCGGTGAGGCATAAGAGGCCCTACGCCGCCATCAGCCTGGCGTGCGCTTCCGCCCTCGCGGTCATGCCCAGCAGTGTCAGCCTCGACCGGTACGGGTGGTGGACCGCTGTCGACGCCGCGTTCTACACCTGGCTGGCGATGGCGCTGGCATTTTGCATCGGAGCGGTGGCGGTCGTCCTCACCGGCTACCGGAGGGAGAGGGACGGGAGGCTGAGAGGGCAATACCGGATCCTGCTGGTGGGGGTGGCCATCCTGCCGACGTATGGCGCCATCGAGGTCATCCTCAACATCATGGAGATCGGCCGGCCCCCCATATTCTCCATCGCGGTCCTGACCACCGGCGCGGTCTTCGCGATCGCTCTGTTCAGGCACGATCTGTTCGCCATCGAACCGGTCAGGGAAGATGGCTTCAAGGGCTCCGGCGCACCCTCCCTGGCGGCGGGCCGGTGCGTCCTGGTCATAGGAAAGAAGGGATGCGCGGCCTATCGGATGGTGGTCGATGATCTGGCCTCGGGAGGACGGGGCATGCTCATCTCCCGCTTCCGCTCGGAAAGGGTGAAGGAGATGTTTGGCCTGACCAAGACGCCGGTCATATGGCTCTCCACCCGGCCCGGTCCGGACCGCATCGACCCCGCGGCGCTGTCGGTCCTCCAGCATACTATCGTTGACTTCCTCAGGAAAGGGGACGGGTCCGTCGTCCTCCTGGATGGGCTGGAGTACCTCCTTACCTACAACCGGGCGGAGAGCGTGCTCCGCCTCATCTACGACGTCAAGGACGCCGCCGTCGTGTCAGGGTCCAAGTTCATCGTTCCGGTGGACCCCCTGGCGCTGGAGGCCAGGAACCTGGCGTTCCTGGAGCGCGAGCTCGAGGTGGTGAGGCCCGAGAGCACTTTGGCCTCGACCGGGGAGGACGCCTGA
- the pylD gene encoding 3-methylornithyl-N6-L-lysine dehydrogenase PylD yields the protein MTRLTPDMISNVPRSLVKRDADLVSDLDMTLKDLAYRSVGIGPHDLVMEGFVAASVPVSSGKGITGGFSESVCSILEHLGMSAFTTRRPDVAGLSDAVAAKADIIFMADDEEFVALNRHAGKAVNNTRSTALGYVTALKKAVGGLNGKDVLLIGAGRVGSCAAELLVRENARVTVFDIDRERAKALQNKFDGLRACSDLREAMLGSMMIFNASPATIPGEWVREGAVISSPGMPFSFDEAGIDKARTIIHDPLQLGVSVMAVWSASLTMLRAPISLSNAVGLEVY from the coding sequence TTGACCCGACTGACCCCGGACATGATCAGCAACGTCCCCCGCTCCCTCGTTAAACGAGACGCCGATCTCGTGAGCGACCTCGACATGACGCTCAAGGACCTGGCATATCGCTCGGTCGGCATCGGCCCCCATGACCTCGTCATGGAGGGGTTCGTGGCCGCTTCTGTCCCGGTCTCCTCCGGGAAGGGCATAACCGGAGGTTTCTCGGAATCGGTCTGCTCGATCCTGGAGCATCTCGGCATGTCCGCGTTCACCACCCGCCGGCCCGATGTCGCCGGGCTCAGCGACGCCGTGGCGGCCAAGGCGGACATAATATTCATGGCCGACGACGAGGAGTTCGTGGCCTTGAACCGGCACGCCGGCAAGGCCGTGAACAATACGAGGTCCACCGCCCTGGGCTACGTCACGGCCCTCAAGAAGGCGGTGGGAGGGCTGAACGGGAAGGACGTCCTGCTGATCGGCGCGGGACGAGTGGGGTCCTGCGCGGCGGAGCTGCTCGTCCGGGAGAACGCGCGGGTGACCGTGTTCGACATCGATAGGGAGCGAGCTAAGGCCCTCCAGAATAAGTTCGATGGATTGAGGGCATGCTCGGACCTCAGGGAAGCGATGCTCGGGAGCATGATGATATTCAATGCCTCCCCCGCCACGATCCCCGGGGAATGGGTCCGCGAAGGAGCGGTGATATCCTCACCGGGCATGCCCTTTTCCTTTGACGAGGCGGGGATCGATAAGGCTAGGACGATCATTCATGATCCCCTGCAGCTCGGCGTGTCGGTCATGGCCGTCTGGAGTGCCAGTCTCACCATGCTCAGGGCACCGATATCGTTGAGCAACGCGGTCGGCCTGGAGGTCTACTGA
- a CDS encoding Hsp20/alpha crystallin family protein, producing the protein MADRRCDDRSRPSYWGPANMMQDMERAFDSVRMKIGDLAYSAGSALSPRIPAVDVKEEGEWYVVEADLPGLKREDVSVEVGEGTLYIKAEKAESAEQSGEGYLRKERGSMSFYRRLSLPADADREHVNAKLEDGVLRITIPRSNVPPEPHRRVDVD; encoded by the coding sequence ATGGCAGACAGGAGATGCGATGACAGGTCCCGGCCCAGCTACTGGGGGCCGGCCAACATGATGCAGGATATGGAGCGCGCCTTCGACAGCGTCCGGATGAAGATCGGCGACCTAGCCTACTCGGCGGGCTCGGCGCTATCTCCCCGCATCCCGGCCGTGGACGTCAAGGAGGAAGGGGAGTGGTACGTCGTGGAGGCGGACCTGCCCGGCCTGAAGAGAGAGGATGTGTCCGTCGAGGTGGGGGAAGGCACCCTGTACATCAAGGCGGAGAAGGCGGAGAGCGCCGAGCAGAGCGGGGAGGGCTACCTGCGGAAGGAGCGGGGGTCCATGTCATTCTACCGCCGCCTCTCGCTGCCCGCGGACGCCGACCGAGAGCACGTCAACGCAAAATTGGAGGACGGGGTCCTCAGGATCACCATCCCCCGATCGAACGTGCCGCCGGAGCCGCACCGCCGGGTGGATGTGGACTAG
- a CDS encoding ArsR/SmtB family transcription factor yields MTDSDILREIQDIKRGMGSFGDRLVRLRYLDLKNVFVEEMRQAMVEEGRRSFDQGMDVIGGTSDCPLKQQCTEQLSGAVESSISTFEKGDLPGAMDMLERARGLLCGEGSPCQNDACSRQAADTIRRVQTILSIYSRLSEDLSVREAEALPSLSAPKAPEGEAEDAEKVLAPLSNAWRIRTLRLLREGARGLSDLGKEMGMKTGHLNFHIKTLVEAGYVTTDRRSRLYSLTTKGRVALDCVDDMLAKLNSP; encoded by the coding sequence ATGACCGACAGCGACATCCTCCGGGAGATCCAGGACATCAAGAGGGGCATGGGTTCCTTCGGGGACCGCCTGGTCAGGCTCCGCTACCTCGACCTCAAGAACGTGTTCGTGGAAGAGATGCGGCAGGCCATGGTGGAAGAGGGCCGGCGGTCCTTCGACCAGGGCATGGACGTAATCGGGGGTACCTCCGACTGCCCCCTCAAGCAACAATGCACGGAGCAGCTGTCGGGAGCGGTGGAATCTTCCATAAGCACATTCGAAAAGGGCGACCTCCCCGGAGCCATGGACATGCTGGAACGGGCCAGAGGGCTGCTGTGCGGGGAGGGTTCGCCATGCCAGAACGATGCCTGCTCTCGGCAGGCCGCGGACACCATCCGCAGGGTGCAGACCATTCTCTCCATCTACTCCCGGCTCTCCGAGGACCTGAGCGTCCGGGAAGCGGAGGCGCTCCCTTCCCTGTCCGCTCCGAAGGCGCCGGAGGGAGAGGCCGAGGATGCCGAAAAAGTCCTGGCCCCGCTGTCCAATGCCTGGCGCATCAGGACGCTGCGCCTCCTCCGCGAGGGCGCCAGGGGCCTGTCCGATCTCGGAAAGGAGATGGGCATGAAAACGGGGCACCTGAACTTCCATATCAAGACCTTGGTGGAAGCGGGCTACGTCACAACGGACCGGCGGAGCCGCCTGTACTCCCTGACGACGAAGGGGAGGGTCGCCCTGGACTGCGTGGACGATATGCTGGCAAAGCTGAATTCACCCTAG
- a CDS encoding TetR/AcrR family transcriptional regulator yields the protein MPSAKKPAAKKKAVDVVPAALQLIAQKGYSKITLAEIAKSAGADLASVKERYEDKDEVLHEAFKRGQRGMERKLRQQVTGDLGDHLGTLFDGFMEAVAPWGPELYMGMLYQATEDRALYEAVRKASEGMNFAVKAYLAQMVAMAIVEEIQGVERVNREMVSTFMEYLAGVLEGKKLADIRKAWVSNAGHMMRPSSKTTVP from the coding sequence ATGCCCTCAGCGAAGAAGCCCGCCGCCAAGAAGAAGGCCGTTGATGTCGTTCCCGCCGCCCTCCAGCTCATCGCCCAGAAGGGCTATTCAAAGATAACGCTGGCCGAGATCGCCAAGTCCGCAGGCGCGGACCTGGCGTCGGTGAAGGAACGCTACGAGGACAAGGACGAGGTTCTGCACGAGGCATTCAAACGCGGGCAGAGGGGCATGGAACGGAAACTGCGCCAGCAGGTCACCGGGGACCTCGGCGACCATCTGGGCACGCTGTTCGACGGGTTCATGGAGGCGGTGGCCCCGTGGGGTCCGGAGCTGTACATGGGCATGCTGTATCAGGCCACCGAGGACCGCGCCCTGTACGAGGCCGTGAGGAAGGCCTCAGAGGGGATGAACTTCGCGGTGAAGGCATACCTGGCCCAGATGGTGGCGATGGCCATCGTCGAGGAGATCCAGGGGGTCGAGAGGGTGAACCGCGAGATGGTGTCCACGTTCATGGAGTATCTTGCCGGCGTACTGGAGGGCAAGAAGCTCGCCGACATCAGAAAGGCCTGGGTGTCCAACGCCGGCCACATGATGAGGCCATCCTCCAAGACCACTGTGCCTTAG
- a CDS encoding fasciclin domain-containing protein, producing MVGTAEHAGNFSTLVSAIRTAGLESALDGAGPFTMFAPTDAAFRKLPAGSMEGLMNDRGRLTSFLKSHVVPGTIMAKDSFSTKNVKTLEGRDINFDTCDEFKVNGAKVVMPDIECRNGVLHGVDTVLIPVEPPARAAAAAAPEKCAPRETTRAAVAPAPVREKVVEKEHAHTATCGCGEQFTAPTAAEAERKLAEHTPKCGAAKPIAKESAVREKVVEKPVAKTVAPAAGHAHTATCGCGQEFTAPTQAEAERKLAAHAPKCGAAKEVVKEKVVKKPAAAAPAVKPAAAQKCTTKETVVKERVVERPREKTVTKQVMSSDRPIAQCTTCGQEVVGSTAEETKRKLVEHERIHKEAAAKPKAEPTRVEKNVSSCSTCGERFSGSTMEESRQNLEEHERTSHRGTIRGTLHEGAERIREGARDTRDYGSKSYESGRTGAAVGGAAGAVGAGAGAVAGGARGLLERASDAIRGRSGQYSVKCPECGEEITGSTREETQANLQEHGKVHLR from the coding sequence TTGGTTGGAACGGCGGAGCATGCCGGCAACTTCAGTACTCTGGTGAGCGCGATAAGGACGGCGGGCCTGGAGAGCGCCCTTGATGGCGCCGGGCCGTTCACGATGTTCGCGCCGACCGATGCTGCGTTCAGGAAGCTCCCTGCCGGATCGATGGAGGGGCTCATGAACGACAGGGGAAGGCTCACCTCGTTCCTGAAGAGCCACGTGGTCCCCGGGACGATCATGGCGAAGGACTCCTTCTCCACCAAGAACGTGAAGACCCTGGAGGGACGTGACATCAACTTCGACACCTGCGATGAGTTCAAGGTGAACGGGGCCAAGGTCGTCATGCCCGACATCGAGTGCCGCAACGGGGTGCTCCATGGCGTGGACACGGTCCTGATACCAGTAGAGCCGCCGGCAAGGGCGGCGGCTGCGGCGGCGCCCGAGAAATGCGCGCCCCGGGAGACCACCAGGGCAGCAGTGGCGCCCGCTCCCGTAAGGGAGAAGGTCGTGGAGAAGGAGCACGCTCATACCGCCACCTGCGGGTGCGGAGAGCAGTTCACCGCTCCCACCGCCGCCGAGGCGGAAAGGAAGCTGGCCGAGCACACCCCGAAGTGCGGCGCGGCCAAGCCGATCGCGAAGGAATCGGCAGTGAGGGAAAAGGTAGTGGAGAAGCCCGTCGCCAAGACGGTGGCTCCCGCCGCGGGGCATGCCCACACGGCCACCTGTGGCTGCGGCCAAGAGTTCACCGCGCCGACCCAGGCAGAAGCGGAGCGGAAACTGGCCGCGCACGCGCCCAAGTGCGGGGCGGCTAAGGAGGTGGTCAAGGAGAAGGTAGTGAAGAAGCCTGCGGCGGCAGCCCCGGCCGTGAAGCCCGCCGCTGCCCAGAAGTGCACCACCAAGGAGACCGTGGTCAAGGAGAGGGTGGTAGAGCGGCCCCGGGAGAAGACCGTCACCAAGCAGGTGATGTCCTCGGACCGCCCCATCGCCCAGTGCACTACCTGCGGCCAGGAGGTCGTCGGCAGCACCGCCGAGGAGACCAAGAGGAAGCTGGTGGAGCATGAGAGGATCCACAAGGAGGCGGCCGCCAAGCCGAAGGCCGAGCCCACCAGGGTGGAGAAGAACGTATCCTCCTGCAGCACCTGCGGGGAGCGGTTCAGCGGTTCCACCATGGAGGAGTCTCGCCAGAACCTTGAGGAGCACGAGAGGACCTCTCACCGGGGCACCATCAGAGGAACGCTCCACGAAGGGGCGGAGAGGATCCGCGAGGGTGCCCGGGACACCCGGGACTACGGTTCCAAGAGCTATGAGTCCGGAAGGACCGGAGCGGCCGTAGGCGGCGCTGCCGGTGCCGTAGGGGCCGGCGCGGGGGCCGTGGCCGGAGGCGCCAGGGGGCTGCTGGAGAGGGCCAGCGACGCCATCAGGGGCAGGAGCGGGCAATACTCCGTCAAATGCCCCGAATGCGGGGAGGAGATAACCGGGTCCACCCGCGAGGAGACCCAGGCGAACCTCCAGGAGCACGGCAAGGTCCACCTGAGGTGA
- a CDS encoding thioredoxin family protein gives MVKIEVMVAGCAKCRRLEGNVAKALQELGLDLPIERIEGLEAIRARGQMRAPALYIDGELKAVGQVPGVEDIKQMIVQATARRD, from the coding sequence ATGGTCAAGATAGAGGTCATGGTGGCCGGCTGCGCCAAGTGCAGGCGGCTGGAGGGCAACGTGGCCAAGGCCCTGCAGGAGCTGGGCCTCGACCTGCCCATCGAGAGGATCGAGGGTCTGGAGGCGATCAGGGCGCGCGGTCAGATGCGCGCCCCCGCTCTCTACATCGACGGGGAGCTGAAGGCCGTCGGCCAGGTCCCCGGCGTGGAGGATATAAAACAGATGATCGTTCAGGCCACGGCGCGGAGGGACTGA
- a CDS encoding methylamine methyltransferase corrinoid protein reductive activase, with product MGDIVIALDLGTSGFRAQAVDLDGRKTLSTAVTTRHPIPGSNVIDHVNFAIDVGMERSNRLIMDTLNRLLPMLRVDLEKVTRIAVCGNPFQLSLFQNIEIRDLAYAGKKMLESLNVVPPKRDGDIVPANGLGLRGMPRASVIVPPAVGHEIGADALAMLLVTGAMEQSEPCLVVDYGTNAEMALIKDGKVYSGSAAAGPALEGQQIEMGMLAAPYAISEVNMRGQCWDCWVLDERFDPLEGDAVDPRTGEVKRMGKMHARAKGITGTGVVAALDCGIRSGLVEMLKVRTPDERLHLQDGIYVTGDDIMEAGKAIGAIRAGYLTLMRAAGLWVDDVPLSLMSGASGLYVDAIKAQRVGMVSPGSRKIVQYGNTSLVLAKELAIGKMELDDLRELARNLRATHCMFATSEVFKNIYSIELSLWLYGMPRHAYNDMLDIYGLPHLRLEPIDAIVERKMSRDISDVGSEGLAILQDPGTVLVGELEGCIMCGKCSDSCPEDALTIREGDPFPTATIRSDLCAGTACKRCELSCPEHAILIKDLELKENGRRGEVPLV from the coding sequence ATGGGCGACATAGTTATCGCGCTGGACCTCGGCACCAGCGGCTTTAGGGCCCAGGCCGTCGATCTCGATGGCCGCAAGACCCTCTCTACCGCGGTGACCACCCGCCATCCCATCCCCGGTTCTAACGTCATCGATCACGTCAACTTCGCCATCGATGTGGGGATGGAGCGAAGCAACAGGCTCATCATGGATACGCTGAACCGCCTTCTCCCCATGCTCCGCGTCGATCTGGAAAAGGTCACCAGGATCGCGGTGTGCGGGAACCCCTTTCAACTTTCGCTCTTTCAGAACATCGAGATACGCGATCTCGCTTACGCTGGAAAAAAGATGTTGGAATCGCTCAACGTGGTACCGCCAAAGCGGGACGGCGATATCGTTCCCGCGAACGGCCTGGGCCTCCGGGGGATGCCGCGGGCGTCCGTGATAGTTCCCCCCGCGGTAGGCCACGAGATAGGGGCCGATGCGCTGGCCATGCTGCTGGTCACAGGCGCGATGGAGCAGAGCGAGCCTTGCCTGGTCGTAGACTACGGGACCAATGCGGAAATGGCCCTGATCAAGGACGGAAAGGTATATTCCGGTTCGGCCGCGGCAGGGCCCGCGCTGGAGGGCCAGCAGATAGAGATGGGCATGCTGGCGGCCCCCTACGCGATATCTGAGGTCAACATGCGCGGCCAGTGCTGGGACTGCTGGGTGCTGGACGAGCGCTTCGACCCCCTGGAGGGGGACGCGGTCGACCCCAGAACGGGCGAGGTCAAGAGGATGGGAAAGATGCACGCCCGGGCCAAAGGCATCACCGGGACCGGGGTGGTGGCCGCACTGGATTGTGGGATCAGGAGCGGCCTGGTGGAAATGCTGAAGGTGCGCACTCCCGATGAGCGGCTGCATCTCCAGGACGGGATCTATGTCACGGGGGATGACATCATGGAGGCGGGGAAGGCCATCGGCGCCATACGCGCAGGCTACCTCACCCTGATGAGGGCGGCCGGGCTATGGGTGGATGACGTGCCCCTGTCCCTCATGTCAGGGGCGTCGGGACTGTACGTGGACGCGATCAAGGCCCAGAGAGTGGGCATGGTCTCCCCGGGGTCCCGCAAGATAGTCCAATACGGCAACACATCCCTTGTGCTGGCCAAAGAGCTTGCCATTGGAAAGATGGAGCTGGACGACCTGAGGGAACTGGCGCGCAACCTCCGGGCCACTCATTGCATGTTCGCTACTTCAGAGGTGTTCAAGAACATCTACTCGATCGAGCTCTCGCTGTGGCTGTACGGCATGCCGAGGCATGCTTACAACGATATGCTGGACATTTATGGGCTCCCTCACCTGCGCCTTGAGCCCATCGACGCGATCGTAGAGCGAAAGATGAGCCGGGACATCTCTGACGTGGGGAGCGAAGGGCTCGCCATACTCCAGGACCCCGGGACCGTTCTGGTCGGGGAGCTAGAAGGGTGCATAATGTGCGGCAAATGCTCGGACTCCTGTCCAGAGGACGCACTGACGATCAGGGAAGGCGACCCCTTTCCAACAGCAACGATCCGTTCCGACCTATGTGCGGGAACGGCGTGCAAGCGGTGCGAGCTGTCCTGTCCCGAACATGCCATCCTAATAAAAGACCTGGAATTAAAGGAGAACGGACGGCGCGGGGAGGTGCCACTGGTATGA
- the pylC gene encoding 3-methylornithine--L-lysine ligase PylC, with protein MRLGIVGGALQGIEAAYLAKKAGYDTIVIDRRKTAPALSLADEAVVLDVEKHEPMAKKVLSQCDAVIPANENLSTLVALDKMFREISIPFIFDLSAYKLSSSKALSNRYLEGLNVPTPARWPYCGLPVIVKPSGQSGSVGVAMATNEAEVERGERRVRELGDEAIIQEFVEGTSISIEVIGDGEKAVPLTLTEVVTDDTYDCRMVRCPVDGLDRGVAESFSRCARKIAEGLRLRGIMDVEAIVHNDIPKVLEIDARIPSQTPIAVYHATGLNMVELLVKAVACGELDENPPVRNGASIYEHIAVDDGSVRSCGEGIFSEVRQPRIQAGLFGSDEMITDFSPDKKSWRATIICAGPTAQSAWSKRVDCIGSIMRQNDLAGCDELHAGVAF; from the coding sequence GGCTTGGGATCGTTGGAGGTGCCCTCCAGGGAATAGAAGCGGCCTATCTGGCGAAGAAAGCGGGCTACGATACTATTGTCATCGACCGTCGGAAGACCGCTCCCGCGCTGTCTCTGGCTGACGAAGCGGTGGTGCTTGATGTGGAAAAACATGAGCCCATGGCAAAGAAGGTCCTTTCCCAGTGCGATGCGGTCATTCCGGCAAATGAGAACCTGTCCACCTTGGTAGCGCTCGACAAAATGTTCCGCGAGATTAGTATTCCTTTCATATTCGACCTGAGCGCGTACAAGCTGTCCTCATCGAAGGCGCTCTCGAACCGATACCTCGAAGGGCTGAACGTGCCAACTCCGGCCCGCTGGCCTTATTGCGGGCTCCCGGTGATCGTAAAACCCTCCGGCCAAAGCGGAAGCGTGGGGGTTGCGATGGCCACCAACGAGGCGGAGGTCGAACGGGGGGAGCGGAGGGTCCGCGAGCTCGGCGACGAAGCGATCATACAGGAGTTCGTGGAGGGCACGAGCATCTCCATCGAGGTGATCGGGGACGGCGAAAAGGCCGTCCCGCTGACCCTGACCGAAGTGGTGACCGACGATACCTACGATTGCAGGATGGTGCGCTGCCCGGTCGACGGGCTGGACAGGGGTGTCGCCGAGAGCTTCAGCCGCTGCGCGAGAAAGATCGCCGAGGGGCTGCGCCTGCGCGGGATAATGGACGTCGAGGCCATCGTTCATAATGACATCCCCAAGGTCCTGGAGATCGATGCCCGCATCCCCAGTCAAACCCCCATCGCGGTATATCACGCGACCGGGCTGAACATGGTCGAGCTGCTGGTCAAAGCGGTGGCCTGCGGAGAGCTGGATGAGAACCCTCCTGTCCGCAATGGCGCCTCGATCTACGAGCATATCGCCGTTGATGATGGTTCCGTGAGATCGTGCGGAGAGGGGATATTCTCGGAGGTCCGGCAGCCCCGGATCCAAGCGGGCCTGTTCGGCTCGGACGAAATGATAACGGACTTCTCCCCCGACAAGAAGAGCTGGAGGGCAACGATCATATGCGCCGGCCCGACCGCGCAGAGCGCGTGGTCCAAGCGGGTGGATTGCATCGGGAGCATCATGCGGCAGAACGACCTGGCCGGATGCGATGAGCTTCACGCGGGGGTGGCATTTTGA
- a CDS encoding cobalamin B12-binding domain-containing protein, whose amino-acid sequence MTEKEEVLALLKEAVETWNVDMSRETAEYAMDVGINPCEAIESGLSQGMASISSRFREGKIFLPQVMAASHAMEEAMEVIEPHISAKALTSKGVVVIGTVQGDIHEIGKHIVVAFLRGAGYKVYDLGKDVSPDEFLEEAIEKGADIVGASALMTTTLVYQRRIIERLREEKLNNIKTIFGGACCTQKWVRDIGGDAYCECGAEVVERVDQLMSEE is encoded by the coding sequence ATGACAGAAAAAGAAGAAGTGCTGGCGTTGTTGAAAGAGGCCGTGGAGACTTGGAACGTCGACATGTCCAGGGAGACGGCGGAATATGCGATGGACGTGGGCATAAACCCTTGCGAAGCGATCGAGAGCGGATTGAGCCAAGGCATGGCAAGCATCAGTTCCCGGTTCAGGGAGGGAAAGATCTTTTTGCCCCAGGTTATGGCGGCATCCCATGCCATGGAAGAGGCCATGGAGGTCATCGAGCCGCACATATCCGCAAAGGCGCTGACCTCCAAGGGAGTGGTGGTCATCGGGACCGTGCAGGGCGACATCCACGAGATCGGGAAGCACATCGTCGTAGCTTTCCTGCGCGGCGCAGGCTATAAGGTATATGATCTGGGCAAGGACGTCTCTCCGGACGAGTTCCTAGAGGAAGCGATCGAGAAGGGAGCGGACATCGTAGGGGCCTCGGCGCTGATGACGACCACTCTGGTGTATCAGCGGCGAATAATCGAGAGGCTCCGGGAAGAAAAGCTTAACAACATAAAGACAATATTCGGAGGAGCCTGTTGCACTCAGAAATGGGTAAGGGACATCGGCGGTGACGCCTATTGTGAATGCGGGGCGGAAGTCGTCGAAAGGGTAGATCAACTGATGTCGGAGGAATGA